A region from the Campylobacter subantarcticus LMG 24377 genome encodes:
- a CDS encoding LysE family transporter, whose protein sequence is MSPFLSGVITNLSNPKVIFYFASVFANFNFAQMQWMVLVLVLETIVYFSLVALLFSKAFMMRLYEKNLKLVDYTSACIFFAFVVFILIQNCLLMINQGN, encoded by the coding sequence ATTTCTCCATTTTTAAGCGGAGTTATTACAAACTTATCTAATCCTAAGGTGATTTTTTATTTTGCGAGTGTGTTTGCGAATTTTAATTTTGCACAAATGCAATGGATGGTGCTTGTTTTGGTTTTAGAAACGATTGTTTATTTTTCTTTGGTTGCTTTGTTGTTCTCCAAAGCTTTTATGATGCGTTTATATGAAAAGAATTTAAAGCTAGTTGATTATACTAGTGCTTGTATCTTTTTTGCTTTTGTTGTTTTTATTTTGATTCAAAATTGCTTATTGATGATAAATCAAGGCAATTAA